In the Arthrobacter zhaoxinii genome, one interval contains:
- a CDS encoding alpha/beta hydrolase family protein: MPVTALHVSYGPDPDQYAELTLPGSAARAVVVIIHGGYWRAAYDAELGRPLAADLAARGFAAWNLEYRRAGKGGGWPETFEDVCAGIDALAPAAREYDVDLSRVVLLGHSAGGHLAVLAAARTDPHVLPAGVVSSSGVLNLAEAHELGLSDGAVRNFLGCTPEEDPRRYRDADPMHALPLQVPVWALHGEEDSTVPLSSSSSWVDAARASGTRAQLRMIPGDHFAMITPGTKAWDAVVDVVCEAAGIPAV, translated from the coding sequence ATGCCGGTGACAGCCTTGCATGTTTCCTACGGTCCGGACCCGGACCAGTACGCCGAGCTCACGCTCCCCGGCTCCGCGGCACGCGCCGTGGTGGTCATCATCCACGGCGGCTACTGGCGTGCGGCCTACGACGCCGAGCTGGGCCGGCCGCTGGCGGCAGACCTGGCCGCGCGCGGGTTTGCGGCCTGGAACCTTGAGTACCGGCGGGCCGGCAAAGGCGGGGGCTGGCCGGAAACGTTCGAGGATGTCTGCGCAGGGATCGACGCACTGGCGCCGGCTGCCCGGGAGTACGACGTCGATCTCTCCCGGGTGGTCCTCCTGGGCCACTCCGCCGGGGGCCACCTGGCCGTGCTCGCTGCCGCCCGCACCGACCCGCACGTCCTACCGGCCGGCGTCGTCAGCTCCTCCGGTGTCCTTAACCTGGCCGAGGCCCATGAGCTGGGCCTGAGCGACGGGGCGGTGCGGAACTTCCTCGGCTGCACACCGGAAGAGGATCCCCGGCGTTACCGGGATGCCGACCCCATGCATGCCCTGCCGCTGCAGGTTCCGGTCTGGGCGCTGCACGGCGAGGAAGACAGCACTGTGCCGCTGAGCTCCTCCAGCAGCTGGGTGGATGCCGCCCGGGCCAGCGGAACCCGGGCACAGCTGCGCATGATCCCGGGGGACCATTTCGCAATGATTACCCCCGGCACCAAGGCATGGGACGCCGTCGTCGACGTGGTCTGCGAGGCCGCCGGAATCCCTGCCGTTTAA
- a CDS encoding carbohydrate kinase family protein — MLTVIGEALVDEVVSDTAPRRSHPGGSPLNVAVGVARMGRPVQFVGRFGSDTYGAMIAEHLRSNSVLTAFEADELPTSVATAVLDPAGGARYTFDLEWTLPGLDLPALLDGTTMLHTGSIASMLSPGAGHVLHAVERARPGCTITYDPNCRPTIITDVSYAREQAEKFVALADVVKASDEDLRWLYPDEPVEESARRWLAAGPSIVVVTRGSKGPWAVAAAGECEVAAPAVTVVDTVGAGDSFMSALLVGLMDRELDGGARRSDLARVSVEELRELISFAARAAAVTVSRAGANPPYRREVL, encoded by the coding sequence GTGCTTACAGTTATTGGCGAAGCCCTTGTGGATGAAGTAGTCAGCGACACGGCGCCGCGGCGGTCGCACCCCGGCGGCAGTCCGCTGAATGTGGCGGTGGGCGTGGCACGGATGGGCCGGCCGGTGCAGTTTGTGGGCCGCTTCGGCTCGGACACCTACGGCGCGATGATCGCCGAGCACCTCCGCAGCAATTCGGTGCTGACCGCCTTCGAAGCCGATGAGCTGCCTACCAGTGTGGCCACGGCCGTGCTGGATCCGGCCGGCGGCGCCCGCTACACCTTCGACCTGGAATGGACGCTGCCCGGCCTGGACCTTCCGGCACTGCTGGACGGCACCACCATGCTGCATACCGGCTCCATCGCATCCATGCTCTCGCCGGGTGCCGGACACGTGCTGCACGCCGTGGAACGGGCACGGCCCGGATGCACCATCACCTATGACCCGAACTGCCGCCCGACAATCATCACCGACGTCTCCTATGCCCGGGAACAGGCCGAAAAATTCGTGGCACTGGCCGACGTCGTCAAGGCCTCCGACGAGGACCTGCGATGGCTTTACCCCGACGAACCGGTGGAGGAATCCGCGCGGCGCTGGCTCGCGGCCGGCCCCTCCATAGTCGTGGTCACGCGGGGCTCGAAGGGGCCGTGGGCCGTGGCCGCGGCCGGTGAATGCGAAGTGGCCGCACCGGCCGTCACCGTCGTGGACACCGTGGGTGCGGGGGATTCCTTTATGTCCGCCCTGCTGGTGGGGCTGATGGACCGGGAGCTCGACGGCGGTGCCCGCCGCAGCGACCTTGCCCGGGTCAGCGTGGAGGAACTCCGGGAGCTGATCTCCTTCGCCGCCCGCGCTGCCGCCGTCACCGTGTCCCGTGCCGGGGCCAACCCGCCGTACCGCCGCGAAGTCCTCTGA
- a CDS encoding YbhB/YbcL family Raf kinase inhibitor-like protein: MESRDPYEALPQVPEFTVESEEFANGATFAPAQYSAKMGVADGSDASPQLSWAGFPEQTRSFAVTMYDPDAPTASGYWHWAAFNIPASVTGLAADAANTGQMPAGSVQLANDAGFAGFVGAAPPAGHGRHRYFVVVHAVDTENLDVPPDATPAALGFALFTHTLARATMIGTAEIPGD, from the coding sequence GTGGAAAGCCGAGACCCGTACGAGGCCCTCCCGCAGGTGCCCGAGTTCACCGTCGAGAGTGAGGAATTCGCGAACGGAGCCACGTTCGCACCGGCCCAGTACAGCGCCAAGATGGGGGTAGCCGACGGCAGCGATGCCTCGCCGCAGCTTTCCTGGGCCGGGTTCCCGGAGCAGACCCGCAGCTTCGCCGTCACCATGTACGATCCGGACGCCCCCACCGCCAGCGGCTACTGGCACTGGGCCGCCTTTAATATTCCGGCGTCGGTCACCGGACTCGCCGCGGATGCAGCCAACACGGGACAGATGCCCGCCGGCAGCGTGCAGCTGGCCAACGACGCCGGATTTGCCGGCTTTGTGGGCGCGGCCCCGCCCGCCGGACACGGACGGCACCGCTACTTCGTGGTGGTCCACGCCGTGGATACGGAGAATCTGGACGTCCCGCCGGACGCCACCCCGGCTGCCCTGGGCTTCGCCCTCTTCACCCACACCCTGGCGCGGGCCACGATGATCGGCACCGCGGAAATCCCCGGGGACTAG
- a CDS encoding HAD family hydrolase — MQGQRGPVRLIASDMDGTIVGADNSISDRTVRAFRACMAAGIDVVFVTGRPPRWLDPLRERIGHEGTVICSNGAITYDLAAEQVLSTRLLPLEQMFAAAEVIRDLFPRARFAAETVDGLHLEDGFVDTGSLELLGGIIPGPLHESLAGSPGVAKFLARGGDISPDEFLRRVAPAVSKLVETTHSAPRMPLLEMSLPGLNKAATLAAYAKGKGIDAAETIAFGDMPNDISMLGWAGRGYAMASGHPAAREAAAYTAPGFTDDGVAVILEQLLDVREAASGAGAR; from the coding sequence ATGCAGGGACAGCGGGGGCCGGTACGGCTGATAGCAAGTGACATGGACGGCACCATCGTGGGTGCGGACAACAGCATCAGCGACCGGACCGTCAGGGCCTTCCGGGCCTGCATGGCAGCGGGCATCGACGTCGTCTTCGTGACGGGACGCCCGCCCCGCTGGCTGGATCCGCTCCGCGAGCGGATCGGGCACGAGGGTACCGTGATCTGCTCCAACGGGGCCATCACCTATGACCTGGCAGCCGAGCAGGTCCTCTCCACCCGGCTGCTCCCGCTTGAACAGATGTTCGCTGCCGCGGAAGTCATCAGGGACCTTTTCCCGCGGGCACGTTTCGCGGCGGAAACGGTGGACGGGCTCCATCTGGAGGACGGCTTTGTCGATACCGGATCCCTCGAACTCCTCGGCGGCATCATTCCCGGACCGCTGCACGAATCCCTCGCGGGCTCACCGGGTGTGGCGAAATTCCTCGCCCGGGGAGGCGACATCTCCCCGGATGAGTTCCTGCGCCGGGTAGCGCCGGCCGTGTCGAAGCTGGTGGAGACCACGCACTCGGCACCGCGGATGCCGTTGCTGGAAATGTCCCTGCCGGGCCTGAACAAGGCCGCGACGCTGGCCGCCTATGCCAAGGGGAAGGGTATTGACGCGGCAGAGACCATAGCTTTCGGCGACATGCCCAATGACATTTCCATGCTGGGATGGGCTGGCCGGGGCTACGCGATGGCCTCCGGACACCCTGCCGCCCGCGAGGCGGCGGCCTACACCGCGCCCGGCTTTACGGACGACGGCGTGGCAGTGATCCTTGAGCAGCTGCTCGATGTTCGGGAAGCCGCCTCAGGAGCTGGTGCGCGGTAA
- a CDS encoding phosphatase PAP2 family protein: MTPDPVQRPAPAENPLRRLLHAITRATSPHVTLLVILAAGLVPALALTLVSAEVYDSVTDADGIAGLDRPALDQALQLRNPELDAAVTGFTNLAGTVGMPIIAGLVVLLMCLRWRSWTPLILTAAAAGGSLLMTVTGKALIGRTRPALADAVPPYESSASFPSGHTLNSIVIAGILAYLVILHVHNRRAKAAVVLAAAAFTFAVGMSRVYLGHHWLTDVLVAWTLGAAWLAVVITAHQLLRRLPEHRAAAQGSLPRRRP, from the coding sequence ATGACCCCGGACCCCGTGCAGCGCCCCGCCCCCGCCGAAAATCCGCTGCGCCGCCTGCTGCATGCGATCACCCGTGCAACCTCGCCGCACGTGACCCTGCTGGTCATTCTGGCTGCCGGCCTGGTTCCAGCACTGGCCCTCACCCTGGTGTCCGCAGAGGTCTATGACTCGGTCACGGATGCCGACGGCATCGCCGGGCTGGACCGGCCGGCCCTGGATCAGGCGCTGCAGCTGCGCAACCCGGAACTCGATGCAGCCGTCACCGGCTTCACCAACCTGGCAGGCACTGTCGGCATGCCGATCATTGCCGGACTCGTGGTGCTGCTGATGTGCCTGCGCTGGCGTTCCTGGACCCCGCTGATCCTCACGGCCGCTGCAGCCGGCGGTTCCCTGCTGATGACGGTGACCGGAAAGGCACTCATCGGGCGGACCCGGCCGGCCCTGGCCGACGCCGTGCCCCCGTATGAATCCTCCGCCTCGTTCCCGAGCGGACACACCCTGAACTCGATTGTTATCGCGGGGATCCTGGCCTATCTGGTGATCCTGCACGTGCATAATCGCCGGGCGAAAGCAGCTGTTGTCCTGGCGGCAGCGGCCTTTACGTTCGCGGTGGGCATGAGCCGGGTCTACCTCGGCCATCACTGGCTGACGGACGTCCTGGTGGCCTGGACGCTCGGAGCCGCCTGGCTGGCGGTGGTGATTACCGCGCACCAGCTCCTGAGGCGGCTTCCCGAACATCGAGCAGCTGCTCAAGGATCACTGCCACGCCGTCGTCCGTAA
- a CDS encoding alpha/beta hydrolase yields MRPPQAVLSLSLVDGFLPTLFLALGVVALLWLGIAGRKLGLRTILVFAVVAAGSTALLYVLAEHIFHWWNTSLPRTLYAYSALAVLGFQLAFRQVAAPGTPALRRTAGVLAALALLGALACTVNLAYAQYPTVRSLLDPPSATDDPLPRPAAAGMDRPAASEQDWSPPPDMPGEGQVYRAEIPAGASGYASHPALIYLPPAYLADPGAVSLPVLVLIHGQPGSPNDWLVSGRIAEMMDGFASRHAGLAPVVVMPDASNDSNPDWPLCLDTSVSDSATYLARDLPAWVQQQLGAGTAGARQWAVAGYSFGGTCAVQLAANHPDVYPTFLDIAGENEPTDAEGHQALLDTYFGGDEQAFAEQNAVDRFRRMPFPELAGVVVVGREDRVYAPEGRQVYEAARAAGADVQLQELPGGHSWQVWRAGLENNLDWLSGRLGILDP; encoded by the coding sequence ATGAGGCCGCCGCAGGCCGTGCTGTCCCTGTCACTGGTTGACGGGTTCCTCCCGACCCTTTTCCTGGCCCTGGGCGTCGTCGCCCTGCTGTGGCTCGGAATAGCCGGAAGGAAGCTGGGACTGCGCACCATCCTGGTCTTCGCCGTGGTGGCCGCGGGCAGCACGGCGCTGCTCTACGTGCTCGCCGAACATATATTCCATTGGTGGAATACTTCCCTGCCGCGGACGCTTTACGCCTACAGCGCCCTGGCGGTCCTGGGCTTCCAGCTGGCCTTTCGGCAGGTGGCGGCCCCGGGGACCCCGGCCCTCCGCCGGACCGCCGGGGTCCTGGCCGCACTGGCCCTGCTGGGAGCGCTGGCCTGCACGGTGAACCTTGCCTACGCCCAATACCCTACGGTGCGGTCCCTGCTGGATCCTCCGTCAGCGACTGATGATCCGCTGCCCCGGCCCGCCGCCGCCGGCATGGACCGGCCCGCTGCCTCCGAACAGGACTGGTCCCCGCCGCCGGACATGCCCGGGGAAGGACAGGTGTACCGCGCGGAGATCCCTGCGGGAGCCTCCGGCTATGCCTCCCACCCTGCTCTGATCTACCTCCCGCCGGCGTACCTCGCCGATCCCGGCGCCGTCAGCCTGCCCGTGCTGGTCCTGATCCACGGCCAGCCCGGTTCGCCGAATGACTGGCTGGTCAGCGGCCGGATAGCCGAAATGATGGACGGCTTTGCCTCCCGCCATGCCGGCCTGGCGCCGGTTGTGGTGATGCCGGACGCCAGCAACGACTCCAACCCCGACTGGCCGCTGTGCCTGGACACCTCGGTCAGCGACTCGGCCACCTACCTGGCCCGGGACCTTCCCGCCTGGGTCCAGCAGCAGCTGGGGGCAGGGACGGCCGGCGCCCGCCAGTGGGCCGTCGCCGGGTATTCCTTCGGCGGCACGTGCGCGGTGCAGCTGGCCGCCAACCATCCCGACGTCTACCCGACGTTCCTCGACATCGCCGGGGAAAACGAGCCCACCGACGCCGAGGGCCACCAGGCGCTGCTGGACACCTACTTCGGCGGAGACGAGCAGGCCTTTGCAGAACAGAACGCCGTGGACCGGTTCCGCCGGATGCCCTTCCCGGAACTCGCCGGCGTCGTCGTCGTCGGACGCGAAGACAGGGTCTACGCGCCGGAAGGGCGGCAGGTGTACGAGGCGGCCCGGGCCGCCGGTGCGGACGTACAGCTCCAGGAACTTCCGGGCGGCCATTCCTGGCAGGTCTGGCGGGCCGGGCTGGAGAACAACCTGGACTGGCTGTCCGGCCGGCTTGGCATACTTGATCCATGA
- a CDS encoding bifunctional lysylphosphatidylglycerol flippase/synthetase MprF produces the protein MLAALPRFRALLNRPLQRLRGSARVAPATLGFIALFWILGAFTDSVGQGPEGPLLAEVTVSVGTVAEHPAALVLCGFWAGSPAGYLGGTLLALLAGLPCERLLGTGKFLLAGLGGQVAGLLLTTGFAYLTSASIGDWSRALVSESYVGPTAFLAAALAAASAQLGTLWRRRLRVALFTLLVLLALYGGSFSSLTVLGAAVTGAAAGPYLAGRRPALPRRLVTSRREARVLVALLVLASAAGPVISALSTQPVGPLAVLRYLFTDVEVRTPAELAQLCGVESDSARCAAARLQLRAGPAAFFLATLPLVLLAVFSDGLRRGRHFAWLAALLLQGAMTVLAAVRIGRLLAGQGTLSPGTGSFIALVVPMAVPLAVLVLLAFTRRLFPVAAPAGTYRRLAGTVALLAVLLAALYLGTGLLNRNGFSPAATPALLTADLPGRFLPVLEVTTRAPGIVPENLPAVLLYEGVGVLFWVVTCTQLLRSFLAPPDSPAARDADRARSLLRTHGGSTLAWMTLWQGNHYWFSPGGNSYVAYRLDLGVALTVGEPVGPRDELRSSVEGFAAFCAANGTTACFYSVGPQVREASERLGFFSLQVAEETVLPLGSLVFKGKRFQDIRTAMNQARKHGIRAQWVRYPSAPLAVKDQVYAISEEWVADKKMPEMGFTLGGLEEVDDPEVRCLLAVDSDGTVHAVTSWLPVYRDGSVAGWTLDFMRRRSSGFRLGMDFLIASAALSLQDEGFSFLSLSGAPLARAPGNDDGAEEGPPVMERLLDRLGATLEPVYGFRSLLAFKAKFGPEYVPLFMTYLDPASLPAIANALTRAYVPDLSFSQGLSLARRIVDRTG, from the coding sequence ATGCTCGCCGCCCTGCCCCGTTTCCGGGCTTTGCTGAACCGGCCGCTGCAGCGGCTGCGCGGAAGCGCCCGCGTAGCTCCGGCCACCCTTGGTTTTATTGCACTGTTCTGGATCCTGGGCGCATTCACCGACTCGGTTGGACAAGGGCCCGAGGGGCCGCTGCTGGCAGAGGTGACCGTCTCCGTGGGCACCGTGGCTGAGCATCCGGCAGCGCTGGTTCTGTGCGGTTTCTGGGCCGGCAGCCCGGCCGGCTATCTGGGCGGGACCCTGCTCGCGCTGCTGGCAGGCCTCCCCTGTGAGCGGCTGCTGGGAACCGGGAAGTTCCTGCTCGCTGGTCTGGGCGGGCAGGTTGCGGGTCTGCTGCTGACCACGGGGTTCGCCTATCTGACCAGTGCCTCAATCGGTGACTGGTCCCGCGCCCTCGTCTCCGAGTCCTATGTGGGCCCGACGGCGTTCCTGGCCGCCGCCCTTGCCGCCGCAAGCGCGCAACTCGGGACCCTGTGGCGCCGCCGCCTGCGGGTTGCTCTCTTCACTCTGCTGGTCCTGCTGGCGCTTTACGGTGGAAGCTTTTCCAGCCTCACGGTCCTCGGCGCGGCCGTTACCGGCGCGGCGGCGGGACCCTATCTGGCCGGCCGGCGGCCTGCTCTTCCGCGCCGGCTGGTCACCAGCAGGCGCGAAGCCCGGGTCCTGGTGGCACTGCTAGTGCTGGCCTCCGCCGCCGGGCCGGTGATCAGTGCCCTCAGCACCCAGCCCGTGGGCCCGCTGGCGGTGCTGCGGTACCTGTTCACGGATGTGGAGGTGCGCACTCCCGCAGAACTGGCGCAGCTGTGCGGCGTCGAATCGGACTCCGCACGCTGCGCCGCTGCACGTCTTCAGCTGCGCGCCGGACCTGCGGCGTTTTTCCTGGCCACGCTGCCGCTGGTGCTGCTGGCCGTGTTTTCCGACGGTCTGCGCCGGGGGAGGCACTTTGCCTGGCTGGCCGCCTTGCTGCTGCAGGGAGCCATGACCGTTCTGGCCGCAGTACGGATCGGCCGGTTGCTGGCAGGACAAGGCACACTGTCCCCGGGCACCGGAAGTTTTATTGCACTGGTGGTGCCCATGGCGGTTCCGCTGGCCGTGTTGGTGCTGCTTGCCTTCACCCGCAGGCTCTTTCCGGTCGCAGCCCCCGCCGGCACCTACCGCCGACTCGCAGGCACCGTGGCCCTGCTGGCCGTTCTGCTCGCCGCACTCTATCTGGGGACGGGCCTGCTGAACCGCAACGGTTTCTCCCCCGCGGCGACACCGGCCCTGCTCACGGCGGATCTGCCCGGACGGTTCCTTCCCGTTCTGGAGGTGACCACCCGCGCACCCGGAATCGTTCCCGAGAACCTGCCCGCGGTCCTGCTCTACGAGGGGGTGGGGGTGCTTTTCTGGGTTGTCACGTGCACTCAGCTGCTGCGCTCTTTCCTGGCGCCGCCCGACAGCCCGGCCGCCAGGGACGCGGACCGCGCCCGCTCGCTGCTTCGAACCCACGGCGGCAGCACGCTCGCGTGGATGACCCTCTGGCAGGGTAATCACTACTGGTTCTCCCCCGGCGGGAATTCCTACGTTGCCTACCGGCTGGACCTCGGCGTGGCCCTCACCGTCGGGGAGCCGGTGGGCCCCCGGGATGAGCTGCGCAGCTCCGTGGAAGGCTTTGCGGCGTTCTGCGCCGCCAACGGCACCACGGCCTGCTTCTATTCGGTGGGACCACAGGTACGCGAGGCCAGCGAACGGCTGGGGTTTTTCTCGCTCCAGGTCGCGGAGGAGACCGTGCTCCCGCTGGGGTCGCTGGTCTTTAAAGGAAAGCGGTTCCAGGACATCCGCACGGCCATGAACCAGGCGCGCAAGCACGGCATCCGCGCGCAGTGGGTGAGGTATCCCAGTGCACCGCTGGCGGTGAAGGACCAGGTCTACGCCATTTCGGAGGAGTGGGTGGCGGATAAGAAGATGCCAGAAATGGGGTTCACGCTGGGCGGGCTGGAAGAAGTGGACGATCCGGAGGTGCGGTGCCTGCTGGCCGTCGACTCAGACGGCACCGTGCATGCAGTGACGTCCTGGCTCCCGGTGTACCGCGACGGATCCGTTGCGGGCTGGACCCTGGATTTTATGCGCCGGCGCAGCAGCGGCTTCCGGCTGGGGATGGACTTCCTCATCGCCTCCGCTGCCCTGTCCCTCCAGGACGAAGGCTTTTCCTTCCTCAGCCTGTCCGGAGCGCCGCTTGCCCGTGCACCCGGTAACGACGACGGCGCGGAGGAAGGGCCGCCCGTCATGGAACGGCTGCTGGACCGGTTGGGGGCCACGCTGGAACCCGTGTACGGATTCCGGTCCCTGCTGGCCTTCAAAGCCAAGTTCGGCCCGGAATACGTGCCGCTGTTCATGACCTATCTGGATCCGGCGTCCCTGCCGGCCATCGCCAACGCCCTGACCCGGGCATATGTCCCCGATTTGTCGTTCAGCCAGGGATTGTCGCTGGCCCGCCGGATCGTGGACCGCACCGGATGA
- a CDS encoding glycerophosphodiester phosphodiesterase family protein, giving the protein MLATYPYFRAPRDTGNTRPASSPAPIALAHRGFSPDGCENTLPAFRAAAELGISYLETDVRTSRDGILMAFHDETVDRLSGGVVGKISQLTRKELREVLIGGAEQIPTFEELLTEWPQMRLNVDVKDAAGAALLAALIEKHSAHDRVLVASFSDVRRLGTLRRLTRPAASSAGSALTAALRLLAPLGAAGLLARLGRFQCVQVPLRFGPVPVVTPGFVRSCHRAGIQVHVWTVNDAPTMNRLLDLGVDGIVSDRSDILVDVLKDRGQWT; this is encoded by the coding sequence GTGCTGGCAACCTATCCATACTTCCGTGCCCCTCGGGACACCGGGAACACCCGTCCGGCATCGTCGCCGGCGCCCATCGCCCTGGCTCACCGGGGCTTTTCCCCCGATGGCTGCGAAAACACGCTCCCGGCCTTCCGGGCCGCGGCGGAGCTGGGGATCAGCTACCTGGAAACAGACGTGCGTACCAGCCGCGACGGCATCCTGATGGCCTTTCACGACGAAACCGTTGACCGGCTGTCCGGCGGGGTGGTGGGGAAAATCAGCCAGCTCACCCGGAAGGAACTTCGAGAGGTGCTGATAGGCGGGGCGGAACAGATCCCCACCTTCGAAGAGCTCCTGACCGAATGGCCGCAGATGCGGTTGAACGTTGATGTCAAGGATGCAGCAGGGGCGGCACTGCTGGCGGCACTGATAGAAAAGCACTCCGCCCATGACCGGGTCCTCGTCGCGTCCTTCTCGGACGTCCGCCGTCTGGGCACCCTGCGCCGCCTCACCCGGCCGGCTGCAAGCTCCGCCGGCAGTGCCCTGACAGCGGCACTGCGCCTGCTCGCTCCGCTGGGGGCGGCCGGTCTTCTCGCCCGGCTGGGCCGGTTCCAGTGCGTCCAGGTTCCGCTGCGGTTCGGTCCCGTACCCGTGGTGACGCCGGGGTTTGTCCGCAGCTGCCACCGCGCCGGAATCCAGGTCCACGTCTGGACCGTGAACGACGCGCCGACCATGAACCGGCTGCTGGACCTGGGCGTGGACGGCATTGTTTCTGACCGTTCGGACATCCTGGTGGACGTCCTCAAAGACCGCGGACAGTGGACGTAA